The stretch of DNA ATCTTTAACTCTGACCCCCCGTCTAAGCTACTTCCCTTCTACTCGATGGCAGTGTTAcaatttctctttaatATCGATCAATAAAATTGTGACGcgttgaaaaaagaaaaaaggtgaAAAGTCATCTCAAATATACAAATGATGTAGCAAATCATTATATATTAACGCATCAAGAAggcagaagaaaacaagaatgGCAACAACAGATATCATATACCTGGTAAAAAATAACTTGCTCTATTTCCAAATGTGGACGGAAGTGGAAATTTTGCAAGAATCTTTTTCATGGAGGGGAAGTAACTTGCATTTACTCAAAGGCCGTCCACCCCATAAGCTAAGCAATGATACAGACACcgaagatgatgatatgCTATCATCGTCACAATCACTAGAATTCATATTACCTATCAATATGTCCCAATACAAGGAAAACTTTCTCACCTTAGAATGTTTGAGCCAAATCTTTAGCCAATTTTGCAGTCCATCTACTGAAAGAATACTGCTGGCAATAATCAATGATGATGGCACGATTGTTTACTACTTCATTTATAAAGGAGTACGAAAAccgaaaagaaattgagaaaAACGTAAGTAAGGACAATTATTCGGCATTATTCTGTGTAtctttattatatatacttaCAGGCAAAATTGTATAATGACATTACGACGTTCCCTTGCTCTTTAAAGTGAGGAGCTCTTTGCTGCAGATCAATACTCGGAATATGAATGAAAGTGTCGATCTTTTTTGATGTACTATTCATAAAATCACTTCCAAAGGTTTGTTCTAAGAGTGAACGGATGCGGTTCCCGTCAGGTAAATTTAGCTGAACGTAGATGTTTGcaagaaagagaatatcTGCGGAAAGCATCGCAGATTCGTCCAATTTGCTACGGGCGGCCAGCCAATTCCTGACGCAATTTTTTAATCTATTATCAAACTGCAAGTTATATTTCACCTGTTGTAGATCTTGCTTACTCTTAACTTTATTCTCGTGCGCAATTTTGAAAGTCTTCGATTGTGCCAATTGTGATGCAGACTCCA from Saccharomyces mikatae IFO 1815 strain IFO1815 genome assembly, chromosome: 13 encodes:
- the SEN15 gene encoding Sen15p (similar to Saccharomyces cerevisiae SEN15 (YMR059W); ancestral locus Anc_2.625) yields the protein MATTDIIYLVKNNLLYFQMWTEVEILQESFSWRGSNLHLLKGRPPHKLSNDTDTEDDDMLSSSQSLEFILPINMSQYKENFLTLECLSQIFSQFCSPSTERILLAIINDDGTIVYYFIYKGVRKPKRN